In Candidatus Zixiibacteriota bacterium, the genomic window AAAATGAGGCGGCAATTAAGCCCATTATGCCGCCGGCGAATGAAATTAAAATCGATTCTATCAGAAAGGCGGCTAAGATATTTCGACGCTTAAATCCCAAGGCGCGCATAGCGGCAATTTCGGTAGTGCGATTGGCTGCAGCGGCATACATTGTTATCATTGCCCCGATTACTGCGCCAAGACTGAAAATAATACTGAGAGCCGCGCCTATTGAATTAATAAAGATTGAGGCGGCATGAGTTTGATCGGCATAATATTTATCTTCTCTTTTAAGTTCGACACTTATTCTGGGGTCAGCTTTAGGCAGGCAAAAATTGCTCAACATCCCCCCATATCTCAGATTCGAATGATGATTCATTGGCTTCAAATAAGCCGACAACTGTCCAGTCTGTATTGCTAAAATTAATCGTCTCACCCAGACCGCATCCCTTTAATTGTTTTGCCGCCTTGACACCGGCTGCAATCTCAGTTTCTCCGGCTTCAAACATGCGTCCCTCAACAAGCTTGAACCCTTTGTGTATATCTGCTGATTTAACGCCAACACCTCTAATCATAACGTTAGCCGGAAGACCATCCTCGCGGCGGATATGGTTAATCATCACTACAGGTTCACCGTCTACCATTCGCTTGCCATCATCACCAAGCGCAATCTCGGGAATAGTTTTTATAATATCAGTCTGTTCCCTTGTAATAAAACTCATCATTTCGATAGAAGATGATTCTCTTAAAACTATGACATTATCGGGACGTCCGGAACTAATAAATATTTTCTTCAGACCATTCGATAACATCAACACGCCGGCAAACACAAAAACTACCAGCCAAGCAAGGCGGGAGTGGGGCACCCCGCGTCAGGATGTCGTTCCTTCCATCCTGACGCATAACCAAATATATTGCAGGGAAATATGATAGATTGGCGTCTTAGTCAAATTATAATTGTAAAAGGAGTTCTCTCGACAATTTTCAAGCAGTTACTGACATAATACTGCTGGCGGCTTTTTCTTTCTCGATTTTATTGCTGTTCTGCTCGATTGTGAGGTCAACCGGCAGGATTATCGTGAAGATTGTGCCTTCTCTTTCTTTGCTTTCGACCTCGATGGTTCCCATATGACCGGTGATTATCTTGCGTACTAAAGACAGGCCAAGACCGGTGCCTTTTTCGCGTGTGGTGAAGAAGGGATTGAATATCTTCGGCAGGTTCTCTTTTGATATTCCCTTGCCGGTGTCGGATATTGATATTATCACCTGTTTAGCATGAGAATTAAAAGTAAGTCCGACATTTAGAATGCCGGAGTCATCCATAGCCTGACAAGCGTTTATCATCAGATTGGACAGGGCGTTTTTTAGAAGTATCGGGTCGGCATTGATAGCAATGTCGCCTGATTGATCATCGACAGAAATACTGATCTGCTTATCCTGATGCAATTCGACCGCCATTTTCAGGCTGTCATATACAAGGTTTCTGATTTCGATTCTGGAGGGCTGAATATTCAGCGGCTTTGCAAAGGTTAAGAATCTGCTTATCATCTCCTCGGTTGCTAATGATTCGGATATAATTGATTGAGCGATAGAGCTTGCTTTATCATCAGGGGGCATTAATTTTTTAAGCAATTTACTGAAACCCAGGATAGCCGCGATTGAATTGCGCAGTTCATGCGCCAATCCGGCAGACATTTCGCCCAGCGCCGCCATTTTTTCGGTGAAATCGGATACTTGCTGAAGCTGCTTGATTTTTGTCAGGTCGGTTAATAGCGCCGCTGCGCCGATTTTATTATTCTCATTATCGGAAATCAGCGATGATGTCAGGCCAATCCAGAGGCTGTCGCCGTTCTCACGAGTGATTTCGAATTCGGTGCGTGAAAATATCTTGTCATTGTTTAAAGCTTCATTTAGAACCATGGCAATATGATGATTTTCCCCAAAGACTTCAGCATAATGTTTGCCCTGAACATAATGCTGAGAGTTGCCGATGATTTTTTCAGCCGCGCGATTAAACCGAGTTATTATCCCTTGATTATCGCAAATAATCGCGCCGGAGGAAATACTGCTAAGGATATGCTCATTATATTGCGCTAATGAATCCGCCCGCTTTTCGGAGATGTCGTACATAGATTGAAGCAGCTTTTCTTTCTGCTTAAGCTCGCGAATAACCTCCTGAAACATCTTAACGGCATACTCGACAGAATCGACATCCTCATAATCCAATTGTGGAAAATCTAAAGCGCTGGCTTCCTTCTTGATTTTTTTGTAAGGATTCATCACAGACCTGATGAACAAATAAGCGATAATTAAACCGATAATTAAACCGGCTATTCTAAATATATTATCAAATACGGCCAAGCGGTTTAGATTATTTCCGACTCTGTTTACGCCGTGTACATTGATATAATAAACAGTCTGTCCGGTTTTGCTTTTAATTACGGCAGATTTCGATATTAGATTTTCCGAGGATTCTGAAATCAGCGCGCTTACAGCCATAAGCCGGCTGCCAAGGCTATCGAGTATTTCAATTTGATTGAGGTCAGTCAAAGTTAGGATTTCATTCAAGTAGGCGGTCTCCGGTAAACTCAGATTATTAACTTCAATAACCTTTTTAACCGATTTCAAGCCGAGTTTTATGCGGGATTTAAAGTTTTCATTTAGAGCCAGGCGAGCTTTACCGAGCGAATAAGCGGAAATGAAATTTAGGGAAAGAAAAAAGCCTATTAAAAGAATAATCGTAATTTTAATTTCGGATTCATAACCGCCGGAGAAAAACCGTTTTTTTTTCAACTTGCTCACATTTGAGATATCGGCAGAATGGTTCAGATGTTGAAGAAATTATCAGAACCGAATAACGAGCAGGCTATCGCACATGGTATATCCAACCGGGTGGCAGTGATATTCGCAACTGTGCCCCGTGTCCGCAGACAGGCGGGCGCCGGTAGGCAGGCTATATTATATTATCGTCCGATGAATTTTAAATAGGCGGCAATAAGCTCATTGCCTCTATAGAATACAATTAAGGCGGCAGTTACCAGATATGGTCCGAATGGTATTGTGTGGGCCGATTCTTTATCTTTAGCCATTATAAGCATAATGCCGCCGATTAAGGCTCCGAAAAATGAGCCGATTACCAATACCAGCAGAATTCCTTGCCAGCCTAAAAAGGCGCCGAGCATAGCCGCCAATTTAATATCGCCGCCGCCCATGCTTTCCTTTTTGAAAATCTTGTCCCCCATCACTGCAACAGCTAAAAACAGAGCACCGCCGACAAACAAACCGATAACAGAATCGAGCCAGCCAAGACGAACTCCCGGCAGGAAACTTGCCGCAACGCCCAGCACTATTCCCGAAAGCGATAATGAATCGGGTATTATTTGAAAATCAACATCGATGAAGAACATGATTAAAAAAACAGTTGATAGGTAAAAGCCGACTAAAAGCATATAGATATTATCACTTACAATATATAAATCATAATAAGCAAAAAGAAAAAGCAGGCCGCATATAAATTCGACCAATGGATAGCGTATGCCTATTACCGCTCCGCAGTAGTCGCATTTGCCGCGTAAAAACAGATAGCTTAGCAGCGGGATATTATGCAGCGGTCTTATTGGCTGTCCGCAGGCAGGGCATTGTGAACGGGGTTTGACAATCGACATCTTGCGCGGAATACGATATATACAAACATTAGCGAAACTGCCGATGCTTAACCCGATGAGAAAAACGAATATTCCTATAATTATATCCAACATAATTTAATTCTACTATCCTTATTAATGCCTGTAAATCTAAATTTAATAATCTAATCAGTACAATGTTATTTAAAATTAAGCTTTTTCCATGTAAAATATATCGACAGAATTACCAAAAGCAGAAGATATTTAGGCAAAAATATTATTGTCCAAATAGTGAAAGGCATTTCCTCTGGCTGCTAAACAGCCGCTTGGCAAACTTAGCTAATTCTCTAATTACCCTTCTCGACCTATTCCTTGCCATTTCATGTAAAATAATTATATTTATTGGTTGGCTAAAATCGGTTGACAGAATATCTACTGTTCATTATAATAGTGAACATATGTAGATATAATGAAATATCAGGTGTTGGGAATGATAAACGACAAAATAATAATCAAAGGCGCCCGCGAACATAACCTGCAAAACATAGATGTTTCAATTCCCCGCAATAAGTTAGTTGTAATAACCGGTCTTTCCGGTTCGGGAAAATCATCGCTGGCATTCGATACGCTTTATGCAGAGGGGCAAAGGCGGTATGTCGAGTCGCTGTCGGCTTATGCTCGTCAGTTTCTTGGCCTTATGGAGAAACCGGATGTCGATTTTATAGAGGGACTATCGCCGGCGATATCAATCGAACAGCGCTCAGCCGCTAAAAACCCGCGCTCTACTGTCGGTACTGTTACGGAAATCTATGATTACCTTCGGTTATTGTATGCCCGTGTCGGTATTCCCTATTGTTATAAATGCAAAGAGCCTATCAGTCAGCAGACAGTCCAGCAAATCGCCGATTCGGTAATAGAATTGCCAACCAACAGCCGGGTGCATATTCTCGGCCCTGTAGTCAGGGGGCGCAAAGGCGAATTTAAAGATGTATTCGACCAAATCAGGCGGGAGGGCTTCGTCCGTTTGCGCGTTGACAGCAAAATATGCGAAATCAATGACGATATCCAGCTTGACAAAAAGAAAAAGCATACCATCGAAGTTGTTGTTGACAGATTAATTATTAAAAACGGCATCCGCAAAAGATTGACTGATTCTCTCGAAACCGCTTTGAAGCTTGGTTCCGGCTTGGTCAATGTGGATGCCATTGGCAAAGGCGAGCGTTTATACTCCGAACGCTATGCCTGTGAAAACTGCGGTATTTCGTATGAGGAACCCACGCCGAGGATGTTTTCGTTTAACTCGCCGTATGGAGCCTGTCCGGCATGTTCGGGGTTGGGCGCAAAAATGGAACTTGATTTGGATTTAATAACGCCGGATCCATCATTGTCAATCAATGAGGGCGCGATTGCTCCCTGGGGTATTCCAAGAGGCGGCTATTATTTTGGTTTAATTGCGGCGGTATCGCGTCATTTTGGATTTTCCCTAAATACGCCATTTAATAAACTGGCTAAGAAATTTCAAAATATCATTCTGCATGGCTCGGGAAAAGAGGAAATTAAATTCAGTTTCGAACACTCTAATGGCCGGGGTCTGTGGGAACATTATAGTGCCTTTGAGGGAGTAATCAACAATCTCAAACGACGGTATCGTCAAACCAAATCAGAGAGTATTCGCGCCTGGATTGAGCAATATATGTCAATTAAACCGTGCGAGGCTTGCGATGGCGCTCGTCTAAAACCGGAGGCTTTATCGGTTATGGTCGGCGGCCATTCAATAGCCCGTGTTGCGGCGATGTCGGTCAAGAAAGCCAAAGAGTTTTTTAATAATCTCAAACTAAACCGCCGTCAATCGACTATTGCCCGTCAAATATTAAAAGAGCTGAGCCAGCGGCTTGGCTTTCTTATGGATGTTGGCCTTGATTACTTAACCATAGACAGGTCGGCGATGACATTGTCGGGCGGCGAGGCGCAAAGAATCAGGCTGGCCACGCAAATCGGCTCCCGTCTGGTAGGCGTGCTGTATATCCTCGATGAACCTTCAATCGGCTTGCATCAGCGCGACAACAAGCGGTTGTTAAATACATTGACAACATTAAGAGAGCTTGGCAACACTGTGCTGGTAGTAGAGCACGACCGCGAAACAATCGAAGCCGCCGATTATGTCATCGACTTGGGACCGGGCGCTGGAATAAAAGGCGGAATAGTTGTAGCCAGCGGCGCGCCGGCAAAAATTAGACGTTCAAAAAAATCTATCACCGGCAAATATCTATCTGGGAAGCTTTCAATTCCGGTGCCTAAACGCCGTCATGGCGGCAATGGCGAGAAAATATCAATTCGAGGAGCAAAGGGCAACAACCTGAAAAACATCCGAGTTGATTTCCCGCTGGGTAAATTTATCTGCGTTACAGGCGTATCGGGTTCGGGCAAATCAACGCTTGTCAATGAAACATTATTTCGGGTAATGGCTCAAAAATTTTATGGTTCGAAAACGCCGCCGCTTGTTTATGACAGCTTGATAGGCCTTGAAAAAATCGATAAGGTTATTGATATCGACCAGTCGCCGATTGGCCGCACGCCGAGGTCGAATCCGGCTACTTATACCGGGTTGTTCACTCACATCCGCGATTTGTTTTCACAGATTCCCGAATCGAAGGTAAGAGGCTATTTGCCGGGACGGTTCTCTTTCAATGTTAAAGGCGGGCGATGCGAGGCTTGCGAGGGCGACGGCATCATTAAAATCGAGATGCATTTCCTGCCGGATGTTTATGTGCCATGCGAGGTCTGCAAAGGTTCGCGCTATAATTGCGATACTCTCGAAATCAAATATAAGGGCAAATCTATTGCCGATGTTTTGGATATGACTGTTGAAGAAGCGCTGGAATTTTTCAAACATATCCCGCCTATTAAACGCAAACTTCAGACGCTTGCCGGCGTGGGGCTTGGCTATATTCATCTCGGCCAGCAGGCGACTACGTTATCGGGAGGAGAGGCTCAGCGGGTGAAGCTTTCCACCGAGCTTTCAAAGATAGCGACAGGCAAAACGCTTTACATTCTCGATGAGCCGACTACCGGCCTGCATTTCGATGATATTAAACAGCTTCTTCAGGTGCTAAATACATTGGTTGACCGGGGCAATACAGTGATTGTTATCGAGCACAACATGGATGTAATCAAGACTGCCGACTGGATTATCGACCTTGGCCCGGAGGGCGGCGATGATGGCGGTCAAGTAGTGGCAATCGGCGCTCCCGAGCAGGTAGCGCAGAACAAAATAAGCTATACCGGTCAGTTCTTGCGCCGTGAGTTGGGGTTGGGTTGATGAGAATAGAATTGACAATAAAATAAATTTACGTTAGTTTGAAATTGCAATGAAGACACATCATAAAATTATCATAAACGATTCGTGAAGCATGGAAGAAATTGCCGATGAATCGATTCATCTTGTGGCTACATCTCCGCCGTATTGGCAGTTAAAAGACTATGGCAATGGCAATCAGATAGGTTTTAATGATTCATACGAAGAATACATTAACAATCTGAATCTTGTCTGGAGTGAATGCTATAGAACGCTTCATAAGGGATGCAGAATATGCATAAATATTGGCGACCAATTCGCGCGTTCTGTTTATTATGGAAGATATAAGATAATTCCTATAAGAACAGAGATAATAAAATTCTGCGAGGCAATCGGCTTTGATTATATGGGGTCAATTATCTGGCAAAAAGTAACTACATGTAATACATCAGGCGGCGCAACTATTATGGGCTCTTATCCCTATCCAAGAAATGGTATAATAAAGCTGGATTATGAGTTCATATTGATATTTAAAAAACACGGCAAACCGACAAAAGTATCACCTGAAATTAAATTGAAATCAAAATTAAGCAAAGACGAATGGAATGAATATTTTGTTGGTCATTGGAATTTCCCGGGTGAAAAACAAGATAAGCATTTAGCAATGTTTCCTATGGAATTACCGGCAAGGCTGATAAAGATGTTCAGTTTCGTTGACGATACGGTTCTTGATCCTTTCTTAGGAAGCGGTACTACATCCTTAGCAGCGAAAAATCTTGGCAGAAATTCAGTTGGGTATGAAATTAATAAAGACTTTTTATCAATTATAAAAAGCAAACTTAATATAGATCAAAATACTATTTTTGAAGATTCTAATTATGAGATTATAGAAAATGGACTGCTAAAAAATGATTTCTCGGATAAGATTTCTCAATTGCCTTATGTTTTTAAAGACCCTGTTTCCTTTGAAAGAAAAATTGACCCCAAGAAACTTCAATTTGGGTCAAAAATCGATAATAATCACTCAGAAAGATGCAAGTATTACTCAGTCAAAGAAATTCAATCGCCAGAAATCTTAATATTAGATAATGGGCTTAAGATAAGATTACTTGGTGTGAAAGAAAAACCAGAACTAAGAGAAAAAGCTGTCAATTTTTTAACCGAGAAAACAAAAGGGCAAAAGGTATTTATAAAATTTGATTCGCAAAAATATGATGATGAAAATAGTTTGTTATGCTATTTATATTTGAAAAATAAAACTTTTATAAATGCTCATATATTGAAACTTGGATATGGAGTTTTGGATACTGAATATCAATTTAAATACAAGACAAAGTTTAAAAAACTTCTCTAGGAAAATACATAAAATGAAAAAGCAGATCAAAATTTCTAACAATGAGATTAAGCAGTTATTAAAAATTGAATCATTCGAATTCCCCAAGTATTCCACTCAAATTTTAAACCTCGCAAATCAAAACGCGCAAGGGACCCGTCCTGCTGTTGTTGGATAAATGAGTGATTTAATCCAAGAGTTTAACGGGCAATCTATCGAGGAATGGGAAAAATGGTATTTGGAAACTCACCCTGATGCAATAGAAAAAGCTGCTGAAAGAATTATAACAATGATTGATAATTTCAAAAAAGTTATCAATCAAATTGATAGAAACATGATTAAAAGCTGGGTTAAGGATTTAGTTATTGTAAAAACATTTATTGGTTTAAAATTCCAAGAAGCAATTCTCAGTAAAACAGCAAATAATTTAAATACTTCTTATAAACTCTCAACACCAGAAGACGAATCAAAAGGAAT contains:
- a CDS encoding site-specific DNA-methyltransferase, which produces MEEIADESIHLVATSPPYWQLKDYGNGNQIGFNDSYEEYINNLNLVWSECYRTLHKGCRICINIGDQFARSVYYGRYKIIPIRTEIIKFCEAIGFDYMGSIIWQKVTTCNTSGGATIMGSYPYPRNGIIKLDYEFILIFKKHGKPTKVSPEIKLKSKLSKDEWNEYFVGHWNFPGEKQDKHLAMFPMELPARLIKMFSFVDDTVLDPFLGSGTTSLAAKNLGRNSVGYEINKDFLSIIKSKLNIDQNTIFEDSNYEIIENGLLKNDFSDKISQLPYVFKDPVSFERKIDPKKLQFGSKIDNNHSERCKYYSVKEIQSPEILILDNGLKIRLLGVKEKPELREKAVNFLTEKTKGQKVFIKFDSQKYDDENSLLCYLYLKNKTFINAHILKLGYGVLDTEYQFKYKTKFKKLL
- a CDS encoding ABC transporter permease, with translation MLSNGLKKIFISSGRPDNVIVLRESSSIEMMSFITREQTDIIKTIPEIALGDDGKRMVDGEPVVMINHIRREDGLPANVMIRGVGVKSADIHKGFKLVEGRMFEAGETEIAAGVKAAKQLKGCGLGETINFSNTDWTVVGLFEANESSFESEIWGDVEQFLPA
- a CDS encoding PAS domain S-box protein, translated to MSKLKKKRFFSGGYESEIKITIILLIGFFLSLNFISAYSLGKARLALNENFKSRIKLGLKSVKKVIEVNNLSLPETAYLNEILTLTDLNQIEILDSLGSRLMAVSALISESSENLISKSAVIKSKTGQTVYYINVHGVNRVGNNLNRLAVFDNIFRIAGLIIGLIIAYLFIRSVMNPYKKIKKEASALDFPQLDYEDVDSVEYAVKMFQEVIRELKQKEKLLQSMYDISEKRADSLAQYNEHILSSISSGAIICDNQGIITRFNRAAEKIIGNSQHYVQGKHYAEVFGENHHIAMVLNEALNNDKIFSRTEFEITRENGDSLWIGLTSSLISDNENNKIGAAALLTDLTKIKQLQQVSDFTEKMAALGEMSAGLAHELRNSIAAILGFSKLLKKLMPPDDKASSIAQSIISESLATEEMISRFLTFAKPLNIQPSRIEIRNLVYDSLKMAVELHQDKQISISVDDQSGDIAINADPILLKNALSNLMINACQAMDDSGILNVGLTFNSHAKQVIISISDTGKGISKENLPKIFNPFFTTREKGTGLGLSLVRKIITGHMGTIEVESKEREGTIFTIILPVDLTIEQNSNKIEKEKAASSIMSVTA
- a CDS encoding prepilin peptidase, which codes for MLDIIIGIFVFLIGLSIGSFANVCIYRIPRKMSIVKPRSQCPACGQPIRPLHNIPLLSYLFLRGKCDYCGAVIGIRYPLVEFICGLLFLFAYYDLYIVSDNIYMLLVGFYLSTVFLIMFFIDVDFQIIPDSLSLSGIVLGVAASFLPGVRLGWLDSVIGLFVGGALFLAVAVMGDKIFKKESMGGGDIKLAAMLGAFLGWQGILLVLVIGSFFGALIGGIMLIMAKDKESAHTIPFGPYLVTAALIVFYRGNELIAAYLKFIGR
- a CDS encoding ABC transporter permease; this translates as MLSNFCLPKADPRISVELKREDKYYADQTHAASIFINSIGAALSIIFSLGAVIGAMITMYAAAANRTTEIAAMRALGFKRRNILAAFLIESILISFAGGIMGLIAASFLQLVSVPLLNEAINQTLYTSVRRGVRPQTVDKAH
- the uvrA gene encoding excinuclease ABC subunit UvrA, translated to MINDKIIIKGAREHNLQNIDVSIPRNKLVVITGLSGSGKSSLAFDTLYAEGQRRYVESLSAYARQFLGLMEKPDVDFIEGLSPAISIEQRSAAKNPRSTVGTVTEIYDYLRLLYARVGIPYCYKCKEPISQQTVQQIADSVIELPTNSRVHILGPVVRGRKGEFKDVFDQIRREGFVRLRVDSKICEINDDIQLDKKKKHTIEVVVDRLIIKNGIRKRLTDSLETALKLGSGLVNVDAIGKGERLYSERYACENCGISYEEPTPRMFSFNSPYGACPACSGLGAKMELDLDLITPDPSLSINEGAIAPWGIPRGGYYFGLIAAVSRHFGFSLNTPFNKLAKKFQNIILHGSGKEEIKFSFEHSNGRGLWEHYSAFEGVINNLKRRYRQTKSESIRAWIEQYMSIKPCEACDGARLKPEALSVMVGGHSIARVAAMSVKKAKEFFNNLKLNRRQSTIARQILKELSQRLGFLMDVGLDYLTIDRSAMTLSGGEAQRIRLATQIGSRLVGVLYILDEPSIGLHQRDNKRLLNTLTTLRELGNTVLVVEHDRETIEAADYVIDLGPGAGIKGGIVVASGAPAKIRRSKKSITGKYLSGKLSIPVPKRRHGGNGEKISIRGAKGNNLKNIRVDFPLGKFICVTGVSGSGKSTLVNETLFRVMAQKFYGSKTPPLVYDSLIGLEKIDKVIDIDQSPIGRTPRSNPATYTGLFTHIRDLFSQIPESKVRGYLPGRFSFNVKGGRCEACEGDGIIKIEMHFLPDVYVPCEVCKGSRYNCDTLEIKYKGKSIADVLDMTVEEALEFFKHIPPIKRKLQTLAGVGLGYIHLGQQATTLSGGEAQRVKLSTELSKIATGKTLYILDEPTTGLHFDDIKQLLQVLNTLVDRGNTVIVIEHNMDVIKTADWIIDLGPEGGDDGGQVVAIGAPEQVAQNKISYTGQFLRRELGLG